A genomic stretch from Vibrio algarum includes:
- a CDS encoding HD-GYP domain-containing protein — MASIKITVDRIQPGIHIRLPVKWNEHPFLFNSFKLKSQDQINLIKHLGIQYVYIDPAQSDVGPLPIKEVPDENTAAAEEIDLEAKKMWEEKQARIDKLNSYRRRVINCEKEFERSLSQLRSVMSKIRNRPDSAVAEATLMVDDIVEKLLSDDHVTLHLMNGKSEFEDIYFHSLNVSVLAMMIAKSKGFNSKQIKDIAFGALFHDIGKIKIPTNILRKKTAHTVPEKNYLKLHPKYGLDIAESAKNFPESTKKIIIQHHEMRDGSGYPDGLKEDAIDELAQIVSLANAYDNLCHSNIVAEQKIPYNALSYLYKNCKHLYSIDNLNLLIKFMGVYPPGTIVQLSNKMVGLVISVNAKHILFPNVLLYDPNVPRTQAPILDLADKDLKIVAAILPSKLPEKIREYLNPRSRISYFFDSDD; from the coding sequence GTGGCAAGCATTAAAATCACCGTAGATAGAATTCAACCTGGAATACACATTCGCTTGCCAGTCAAATGGAACGAGCATCCGTTTTTATTTAATAGTTTTAAACTAAAGTCCCAAGATCAGATTAACCTTATTAAACACTTAGGCATTCAGTACGTATATATTGATCCCGCTCAAAGTGATGTGGGGCCTCTCCCTATTAAAGAAGTTCCTGATGAGAACACGGCTGCTGCTGAAGAAATAGACCTCGAAGCCAAAAAAATGTGGGAAGAAAAGCAGGCCCGCATAGATAAGCTTAACTCATATAGAAGAAGAGTGATTAATTGTGAAAAAGAATTCGAACGTTCTTTGTCTCAATTACGTTCAGTCATGAGCAAAATCAGAAATCGTCCAGATTCTGCAGTGGCGGAAGCAACTCTTATGGTTGATGATATCGTTGAAAAATTGTTATCTGATGATCACGTAACACTGCATCTTATGAATGGAAAGAGTGAATTTGAAGATATATATTTTCATTCGCTTAATGTTTCTGTGCTCGCAATGATGATTGCAAAAAGCAAAGGCTTCAACTCTAAACAAATTAAAGACATTGCATTTGGTGCTCTTTTCCATGATATCGGAAAGATAAAAATACCGACAAACATCTTAAGAAAGAAGACTGCTCACACTGTTCCTGAGAAGAATTACTTGAAGTTACACCCTAAATACGGCTTGGATATAGCGGAATCAGCAAAAAACTTTCCAGAATCAACTAAAAAAATCATCATCCAACACCACGAGATGCGAGATGGTTCTGGTTACCCCGATGGATTGAAAGAAGATGCAATAGATGAACTTGCACAAATTGTCTCTTTAGCTAACGCGTATGATAATTTGTGTCATAGTAATATCGTAGCAGAGCAAAAAATCCCATATAACGCATTATCCTATTTATATAAAAACTGTAAGCACCTCTATAGTATCGATAACCTAAATCTTTTGATTAAGTTCATGGGGGTATATCCGCCGGGAACAATTGTTCAGCTATCAAATAAGATGGTAGGTCTAGTCATTTCAGTAAACGCTAAACATATTTTGTTTCCTAATGTACTTCTCTATGATCCAAATGTGCCTCGTACCCAAGCTCCGATCCTAGACTTAGCAGATAAAGATTTAAAAATAGTGGCTGCAATTTTACCTTCTAAGTTACCTGAGAAAATAAGAGAGTACTTAAACCCTCGTTCTCGTATCTCCTATTTTTTTGATAGTGATGATTAG
- a CDS encoding methyl-accepting chemotaxis protein produces MSVNSSNDPLNKSYSKDVNLISTTDTSSIVTYANNTFCEVAEYQEEELVGNPHNMVRHKDMPKDAFGQLWQYIKSGKSWMGLVKNQCKGGGHYWVSAFVTPIKNEKGEIVEYQSVRSKPEPEQVDRASVLYKKMSNGENVTGKRFSFQSVNLLLSVLVVLQAISMLFGFNPVYVGFFGLSLGATLFASSLYQKSRFNKIAELAKDSYDNPLMEKPYTGYFDDCSRIELALMMRRAELRAVSGRTTETAGKILNSAEEEFRTIKSIEQSLGQQSSETEQVAAAAEELSQSIREVANSASMASKATEEANQESQKGLESIAITIDVIDQLAAELKSSREVIDNLAQNSQKIEGILDVIGNISEQTNLLALNAAIEAARAGEYGRGFAVVADEVRSLATKTRSSTNEIQEMIVDLQSTATNAVSIMTRGGELSTECTDRANQTGEVLNNISSMLNQVTDNSHQIAVSVDQQASVTNEVNRNVTNIKKLADDTLLVSSSSVVRTSQLVNDLDGLQRLIRQF; encoded by the coding sequence ATGTCAGTGAACAGTTCAAATGATCCTTTGAATAAATCTTACTCAAAGGATGTCAACCTTATCTCTACGACAGACACATCCAGTATTGTTACTTATGCAAATAACACCTTTTGTGAAGTGGCTGAATATCAAGAAGAAGAATTGGTTGGTAATCCGCACAATATGGTTCGGCATAAAGATATGCCGAAAGATGCATTTGGTCAGTTATGGCAATATATAAAATCTGGAAAAAGTTGGATGGGGTTGGTCAAAAACCAATGCAAAGGTGGTGGTCACTATTGGGTTTCAGCTTTTGTTACTCCTATAAAGAATGAAAAGGGTGAAATTGTCGAATATCAATCTGTGCGCTCAAAGCCAGAACCAGAGCAGGTTGATAGAGCAAGTGTGCTTTATAAAAAAATGAGTAATGGAGAGAACGTCACTGGCAAACGTTTTTCGTTTCAATCAGTCAATCTATTGCTTTCGGTGCTTGTAGTGTTACAAGCGATTTCAATGCTATTTGGGTTTAACCCTGTTTATGTAGGGTTCTTTGGCTTGAGCCTTGGTGCAACTCTATTTGCTTCGTCTCTTTATCAAAAATCAAGATTTAACAAAATTGCAGAGTTGGCTAAAGATTCATATGACAACCCATTGATGGAAAAGCCATATACTGGTTATTTTGATGATTGTTCTCGAATCGAATTGGCTTTGATGATGCGAAGAGCAGAACTGCGAGCGGTTTCTGGAAGAACAACCGAAACTGCAGGAAAAATACTTAATTCTGCAGAGGAAGAATTCAGAACGATTAAATCGATAGAGCAGAGTCTTGGACAGCAATCGAGTGAAACTGAGCAAGTTGCTGCAGCTGCAGAAGAGCTTAGTCAATCGATACGTGAAGTTGCTAATAGTGCATCTATGGCGTCAAAGGCTACAGAAGAAGCAAATCAAGAATCTCAAAAAGGACTCGAAAGCATTGCGATTACGATAGATGTAATTGACCAATTAGCGGCCGAGTTAAAAAGCTCAAGAGAAGTTATCGATAATTTGGCGCAAAATAGCCAAAAAATTGAAGGTATTCTTGATGTAATCGGAAATATTTCTGAGCAAACTAATTTACTGGCGTTAAATGCTGCAATTGAAGCAGCAAGAGCTGGTGAGTATGGACGAGGTTTTGCTGTTGTAGCTGATGAAGTCAGATCGCTTGCGACTAAAACGAGATCATCGACAAATGAAATTCAAGAAATGATTGTTGACCTGCAATCAACGGCAACAAATGCAGTAAGTATAATGACACGAGGTGGTGAGTTATCGACGGAATGTACTGACCGTGCAAATCAAACCGGTGAAGTGCTTAATAATATAAGTAGCATGTTGAATCAGGTTACTGATAATAGCCATCAAATAGCCGTGTCTGTTGATCAACAGGCGAGTGTAACAAATGAAGTCAATCGTAATGTCACTAATATCAAAAAGCTGGCAGACGACACTCTATTGGTATCGAGCTCCTCGGTGGTGAGAACAAGTCAGCTGGTTAATGACCTTGATGGTTTACAGCGATTGATTCGCCAGTTTTAA
- a CDS encoding LysE family translocator translates to MTITVWLSLFTICLLGAMSPGPSLAIVVKHSLAGGRLNGIATAWAHATGIAVYACITLVGLAALLHQYPTLFTVISYVGAFYLAYLGFLALRSKGGVAAKLEAGEKVSVLQSAKEGFLISLTSPKIMLFFTALFSQFVSVGSELSSRAIVVVTPYLVDGLWYTFIAFMLSSPLLLDKLRSKALIIDRLSGLVLIILAFRVIWFA, encoded by the coding sequence ATGACAATCACAGTGTGGTTATCCCTCTTTACGATTTGTTTGTTAGGTGCAATGTCACCGGGGCCTAGTTTAGCTATTGTAGTGAAACACAGCTTGGCGGGAGGGCGGCTAAATGGTATAGCAACAGCCTGGGCACATGCTACAGGTATTGCGGTTTATGCTTGTATTACTTTGGTTGGGCTCGCCGCTTTATTACATCAATACCCAACCTTATTTACTGTTATTAGTTATGTTGGTGCTTTTTATCTAGCTTATTTAGGATTTTTGGCTTTACGTTCAAAAGGTGGTGTGGCCGCAAAGTTAGAAGCTGGCGAAAAAGTAAGTGTGTTGCAGTCAGCGAAAGAAGGTTTTCTGATCTCACTAACCAGCCCTAAAATTATGTTGTTTTTTACTGCACTTTTTTCGCAATTTGTTTCGGTGGGTTCAGAGTTGTCGAGTAGAGCTATTGTTGTTGTAACCCCTTATCTTGTAGACGGTTTGTGGTATACCTTTATTGCTTTTATGCTCTCCTCACCACTGTTACTCGACAAGCTAAGAAGCAAAGCTCTAATCATTGATAGGCTTTCCGGTCTTGTTCTTATTATTTTGGCGTTTAGGGTTATTTGGTTCGCATAA
- a CDS encoding LysR family transcriptional regulator codes for MLNSVNLNLLRSLLVILEECHVSQAAKRLNITQSAVSRQLAQLRDLFNDPLLIREGNDLYKTPRAVELQAKLETLFSEFKHLIEEPSFEPSNWAGEVNFACSDYVAQYIFPEIIKKISSQALHAKFNYHFWLPHMADSFANSPINLACTLQNNKPKGLSGKLIGEDYLVCVMRDSHPLSGRKSLSLDDILRYQHIVITGGDKNSELDTHLFDMRKHREIGLKVPFYSAAFSTLIESNYLLVIPQHIAKNMQKHLPILHYDLPFDLPLQKYWIIWHPKYDEEKSHQWVRRLSYEILRSSIYSVGYDSKS; via the coding sequence ATGTTAAATAGTGTCAACTTGAATTTACTTCGTTCTCTTTTAGTCATATTAGAAGAGTGCCATGTGAGCCAAGCGGCAAAGCGGCTGAACATTACTCAGTCTGCTGTGAGCAGGCAATTAGCACAGCTGCGAGATCTATTTAATGATCCTCTACTTATTCGAGAAGGTAATGATTTATACAAAACCCCAAGGGCTGTAGAGCTTCAAGCTAAACTTGAAACGTTATTTAGTGAGTTCAAACATCTTATTGAAGAACCATCTTTCGAACCTTCAAATTGGGCTGGAGAGGTTAATTTTGCTTGTAGCGATTATGTCGCTCAATATATCTTTCCGGAAATTATTAAAAAGATAAGTAGCCAAGCTCTTCACGCTAAATTTAACTATCACTTTTGGCTACCTCATATGGCTGATAGCTTTGCAAATAGCCCGATAAATTTAGCTTGCACGCTTCAAAATAATAAACCAAAAGGCTTATCTGGAAAATTGATTGGCGAAGATTATTTAGTTTGTGTTATGAGGGATTCTCACCCTCTATCAGGTCGGAAGTCACTTTCACTTGATGATATTCTTCGTTACCAGCATATAGTGATTACAGGGGGAGACAAAAATAGTGAGCTTGATACCCATTTGTTTGATATGCGGAAGCATCGAGAAATTGGTTTAAAAGTTCCATTTTATTCGGCGGCATTTAGCACCTTGATAGAAAGTAACTATCTACTTGTTATCCCTCAGCACATTGCGAAAAATATGCAAAAGCACCTGCCTATTTTGCATTATGACCTTCCATTTGATTTACCGTTGCAAAAGTATTGGATTATATGGCATCCAAAATATGATGAAGAAAAATCACATCAATGGGTTAGAAGGTTGTCTTATGAAATTCTTCGTAGCTCTATTTATTCTGTAGGGTATGATTCAAAATCATGA
- a CDS encoding OmpA family protein: protein MKKLVMLASTLLVLSPQLVQAEAYVGGKIGYSWLDGECTLDNSCSDDGGAGGIYAGYNFTDMLGLEAGYDYLGDFDAAPFDDSMKVFTLAPKLTIPVNDFDFYAKLGAAWVDYDDIDDTVLVAAIGTEFGLSENVFGRFEYQRINNITEGIVENLDVNSLFFGLTYKFGSAAEPVAAMAVEEVIVEEEVVAVVEEPMPEVRLFQEYGVELFDNDSSKLAPNSEQYFDWLIGVMKKYPQAEAKIVGHTDSRGSAAYNQTLSEKRAQSVADYLFTQGIEESRVTVLGEGESKPKASNDTAEGRMENRRVEVIIDEFEIKQ, encoded by the coding sequence ATGAAGAAGTTAGTAATGCTCGCATCCACGTTATTAGTACTATCTCCTCAGTTAGTACAAGCTGAAGCCTATGTCGGTGGTAAAATTGGTTATTCTTGGTTGGATGGCGAATGTACCTTGGATAATTCATGTAGTGATGATGGCGGGGCCGGCGGTATTTATGCTGGTTATAATTTTACTGATATGCTTGGCTTGGAAGCTGGGTATGACTATCTAGGTGATTTTGACGCCGCCCCTTTTGATGACTCCATGAAAGTATTTACCCTAGCGCCTAAGCTAACCATACCTGTTAATGATTTTGATTTTTACGCTAAGCTTGGCGCTGCATGGGTAGATTATGATGATATTGATGACACAGTACTTGTAGCAGCAATAGGTACAGAATTTGGTTTGTCAGAAAATGTTTTTGGTCGTTTCGAATACCAACGTATCAATAATATTACAGAAGGTATTGTCGAGAACTTAGATGTGAATTCTCTTTTCTTCGGTTTAACCTATAAATTTGGTTCAGCTGCTGAACCGGTGGCAGCAATGGCGGTTGAAGAAGTCATTGTCGAAGAAGAAGTTGTCGCTGTGGTTGAAGAACCAATGCCAGAAGTAAGGTTGTTTCAAGAATATGGTGTAGAGTTATTCGACAATGATAGTTCTAAATTGGCACCGAATAGTGAGCAGTATTTTGACTGGTTGATCGGCGTTATGAAAAAATACCCACAAGCTGAAGCTAAAATCGTTGGCCACACCGATTCACGAGGCTCTGCCGCTTACAATCAAACGCTTTCTGAAAAACGTGCGCAGTCTGTAGCGGATTACTTGTTTACACAGGGAATTGAAGAGTCGAGAGTGACAGTACTTGGCGAAGGTGAAAGTAAACCTAAAGCTTCTAATGATACAGCGGAAGGGCGTATGGAAAACCGCCGAGTTGAAGTTATCATCGATGAGTTTGAAATTAAGCAATAA
- a CDS encoding DUF2058 domain-containing protein, whose product MAKLSLQDQLLKAGLVNEKKLKKAKKGSKKSRVQAREAKAAVEQNKESQRLRDIELNKQRDEQQFGRELKAQVKQLIEMNRIDQKNGDIKYNFTDGTLVKSLYVQQETREQLVKGILSVARYEESYAVIPSSVAYKIAERDAEAVIENKSSSEEELAEDDPYAEFVVPDDLMW is encoded by the coding sequence ATGGCAAAGTTAAGCTTACAAGACCAGCTACTAAAGGCTGGGTTAGTGAACGAAAAGAAACTAAAAAAGGCCAAAAAAGGCTCGAAAAAATCGAGAGTGCAAGCTCGAGAAGCCAAGGCTGCGGTTGAACAAAATAAAGAATCTCAAAGACTACGAGATATAGAGCTCAATAAGCAAAGAGATGAACAACAATTTGGCAGAGAATTAAAGGCTCAAGTTAAGCAGCTCATTGAAATGAACAGAATTGACCAGAAAAATGGTGATATCAAATATAATTTCACCGATGGAACTCTAGTTAAATCTCTCTATGTACAACAAGAAACGAGAGAACAGTTAGTAAAAGGTATTTTGTCCGTTGCGAGATATGAGGAAAGCTATGCCGTTATTCCTTCGTCGGTGGCTTATAAAATTGCAGAAAGAGATGCAGAAGCAGTTATTGAAAACAAATCGTCTTCGGAAGAAGAGCTTGCTGAAGATGATCCGTACGCTGAGTTTGTCGTACCTGATGACTTAATGTGGTAA
- a CDS encoding DUF4145 domain-containing protein, with amino-acid sequence MNGKSLTAHFRSDNIPTWPCPECGANSLTNRDDGFQKQYKVPVDHHHPAFDPDWIEYVFTLNLKCTIPECGCGVMCVGTGEVSQEYLDDGSSDWEWFDNFEVKYFQPPLQIFTPPKETPFGVKEALTTSFSNYFSSPSTSLSTLRAALEVLLGEMEVASVDEKGNFLSLAKRIGSLPENYRKIIEPANAIRWLGNDGTHSGYQIRKSDVVDGYKIFEHILEELYPEKKASIDALVARINEDKGVKR; translated from the coding sequence ATGAATGGAAAATCATTAACAGCCCATTTCAGAAGTGACAATATTCCAACGTGGCCATGTCCTGAATGTGGAGCTAATTCATTAACTAATCGTGATGATGGATTCCAGAAGCAATACAAAGTTCCAGTCGACCATCACCACCCAGCTTTTGACCCAGATTGGATTGAGTATGTATTCACTTTAAACCTAAAGTGTACTATCCCCGAATGTGGCTGTGGAGTTATGTGTGTAGGTACTGGTGAAGTTTCGCAAGAATACTTAGATGATGGATCAAGTGATTGGGAGTGGTTCGATAACTTTGAAGTTAAGTATTTTCAGCCACCGCTTCAAATATTTACTCCACCTAAAGAGACTCCATTTGGGGTGAAAGAAGCTTTAACTACCTCATTCTCTAATTATTTTTCGTCACCTAGTACTAGTCTAAGTACATTACGTGCTGCATTAGAAGTCCTGCTTGGTGAAATGGAAGTTGCATCGGTGGATGAGAAAGGTAACTTTCTATCGTTGGCTAAAAGAATTGGCTCATTGCCGGAAAATTATCGAAAGATTATTGAGCCTGCAAATGCTATTAGGTGGCTTGGAAATGATGGAACTCATTCTGGCTATCAAATTAGAAAGTCCGACGTTGTTGATGGGTATAAGATCTTTGAGCATATTTTAGAAGAGTTGTATCCGGAAAAGAAAGCCTCAATCGATGCGCTGGTTGCACGAATTAATGAGGATAAAGGGGTGAAAAGATAG
- a CDS encoding AlpA family transcriptional regulator has protein sequence MRFIRLKEVISKTGLSRSTIYSLIKEGRFPPNVPIGSRSVAWVESEVEEWLEESVQVRDKAAKGYFDGYGY, from the coding sequence ATGAGATTTATTCGTTTAAAAGAAGTGATCAGCAAAACGGGTTTAAGCCGTTCCACTATCTACAGTTTGATAAAAGAGGGGCGCTTTCCACCTAACGTACCAATTGGTTCGAGGTCTGTAGCGTGGGTTGAAAGTGAGGTGGAGGAGTGGCTGGAAGAAAGTGTGCAGGTTCGGGATAAGGCCGCTAAGGGGTATTTTGATGGATATGGGTATTGA
- a CDS encoding AlpA family transcriptional regulator — MRLIRLKEVMHVTGLARATIYKYMKENTFPKSVSLGGNAIAWEEGEIYEWILERLRERDEQVQK; from the coding sequence ATTCGACTAATACGTTTAAAAGAAGTTATGCACGTAACTGGCCTAGCTCGCGCCACCATCTACAAGTACATGAAAGAGAATACCTTCCCCAAAAGCGTGTCACTGGGTGGCAATGCAATAGCGTGGGAAGAGGGAGAAATTTACGAATGGATTTTAGAACGACTGAGAGAACGAGACGAACAAGTTCAAAAGTAA